In a single window of the Coregonus clupeaformis isolate EN_2021a chromosome 10, ASM2061545v1, whole genome shotgun sequence genome:
- the LOC121575224 gene encoding probable protein BRICK1 produces MAGQDDPVQREIHQDWANREYIEVITSSIKKIADFLNSFDMSCRSRLATLNEKLTALERRIEYIEARVTKGETLT; encoded by the exons ATGGCCGGTCAAGATGATCCTGTGCAGAGGGAGATCCACCAAGACTGGGCAAATCGAGAATACATTGAGGTTATCACGAGCAGTATCAAGAAAATAGCAGATTTTCTAAATTCCTTTG ATATGTCCTGCCGATCTCGTTTGGCCACCCTAAATGAAAAGCTGACAGCGTTAGAGAGGAGAATTGAGTACATTGAAGCAAGG gtCACAAAAGGAGAGACCTTGACCTAA